In a single window of the Acyrthosiphon pisum isolate AL4f chromosome X, pea_aphid_22Mar2018_4r6ur, whole genome shotgun sequence genome:
- the LOC103309988 gene encoding uncharacterized protein LOC103309988 has translation MVLDDSDKKVLGDLRRKRGVVKASLTRIRTFVQNFRPAVDAITLLEFRQEQLPEVNRKFDDVQSQIELIDVDNAAETDKEREEFENDYFAIRSEMQELINAEKSQNSSIQNNTMNSMPMQRARLAPLTIPKFDGNIQEWESYFDCFKGMVHNEDAYPPAQKFSYLRSSLSGAALDVIKAIPMTENNYAVAIKRLQQRFENRSMVIQSHIRAILDFPQVQSAVANDLQALHSNIVAHVAALEALGQPVDMWDAWLVTVLLRKVDHGTCHEWQIRRTNNELPKYKELEEFLANRCIAFENSETWDNSNTGTKKKSTNPHTGKRVTLAATEDKSDKCPCCNLMHKLYHCERFKELPQSNRFNIVRSARLCFNCLSPYHMAPACQSKSVCQRCKNKHNTLLHYEKSSQGYASRQYTNEDEDSQTSSTPPDQRKSSVHSCLAAKPTDTHVFLSTAIVQVTDSRGFMRDTRAVLDSGSMVNFISRSLLNVLQFNTQKTSLPIRGVGASQVQSVAKVEVHVYSKVTNYRIMLPCFVLLTVVSELPACNTPTSNWNIPFDLRGKLADPKFDKVGSVDLLIGAGIFYELLEAERVSLGIGNLSLQDTKLGWVVTGGLEVTCLLGINSLGETMESDWKAILADEQQYGKGSKANQRCEEEEETLQHFKKSVRRSEDGRFVLRLPTKPETQNLGDSLAMATSRFINIERRIQRDEQLRVEYVKFMKEYFDMGHMREVTSEEELFKKGYYLPHHPVLKASSLTTKTRVVFDGSARTTSGLALNDVLMRGPTVQEDIFSILVRFRKHQYVITADIEKMFRQIMIAPEDCHLQRILWRANPSEKLRTYNLLTITYGTTPASFMATQCLVTLAEEIEKENPKVAEVISRDFYMDDLMTGCDTVEECMQLQKHITVILESAKLPLRKWCSNSHLIIANISENDKDPLVNS, from the coding sequence ATGGTTCTCGATGACAGTGATAAGAAGGTCTTAGGTGATTTACGAAGAAAAAGGGGGGTGGTCAAAGCATCCTTAACACGCATTCGCACGTTTGTTCAAAATTTTAGACCTGCTGTGGACGCGATAACATTATTAGAATTCAGACAAGAACAATTACCAGAAGTCAATCGTAAGTTTGATGATGTTCAATCTCAGATAGAGCTTATTGATGTTGATAATGCTGCAGAGACTGACAAGGAAAGAGAGGAATTTGAGAATGATTATTTTGCAATTAGATCAGAAATGCAAGAATTAATCAACGCAGAAAAAAGTCAAAACTCATccattcaaaataatactatGAATTCCATGCCAATGCAAAGAGCTCGTTTGGCACCATTGACCATTCCAAAATTTGATGGTAACATTCAGGAGTGGGAATCATATTTTGATTGCTTTAAGGGAATGGTGCACAACGAAGATGCTTATCCACCAGCTcaaaaattttcatatttaagaTCATCGCTTTCTGGTGCTGCATTGGACGTTATCAAGGCAATTCCAATGACCGAAAATAACTATGCTGTAGCAATAAAAAGGTTGCAGCAACGTTTTGAAAATAGGAGTATGGTAATACAATCTCATATTCGTGCTATACTAGATTTTCCACAAGTACAGTCCGCTGTTGCCAATGATCTGCAGGCACTGCACTCTAATATTGTTGCACATGTCGCAGCACTAGAAGCGCTAGGACAGCCAGTGGATATGTGGGACGCATGGTTAGTGACAGTTTTGCTTAGAAAAGTTGACCATGGAACATGTCATGAATGGCAAATACGGCGTACAAACAATGAACTACCAAAGTATAAGGAATTAGAGGAATTCCTGGCTAATCGTTGTATAGCCTTTGAAAATTCAGAAACATGGGACAATAGCAATACCGGAACCAAGAAAAAGTCGACCAATCCGCATACAGGAAAAAGGGTTACGTTAGCAGCAACAGAAGACAAGTCTGATAAATGTCCATGCTGCAATTTGATGCATAAACTATATCACTGTGAAAGGTTTAAGGAACTTCCACAGAGCAACCGGTTCAATATTGTAAGAAGTGCTCGtttgtgttttaattgtttGAGTCCTTACCATATGGCTCCAGCTTGTCAATCGAAGTCAGTTTGTCAGCGCTGCAAGAACAAGCACAACACATTATTGCATTATGAAAAATCTAGTCAAGGTTATGCATCAAGGCAATATACTAATGAAGATGAAGATTCGCAAACTTCTTCTACTCCTCCAGACCAGCGAAAGTCATCAGTGCATTCATGTCTTGCAGCAAAACCAACAGATACGCATGTTTTTCTGTCAACCGCTATAGTACAAGTGACTGATAGTCGTGGTTTTATGCGTGACACTAGAGCGGTATTAGACAGTGGGTCTATGGTGAATTTTATTTCGAGAAGTCTATTAAATGTCCTGCAGTTCAATACTCAAAAGACAAGTTTGCCAATTCGGGGAGTGGGAGCTAGTCAAGTTCAGTCTGTAGCCAAGGTAGAAGTACATGTGTATTCCAAGGTCACAAATTACAGAATAATGCTGCCATGCTTTGTGTTACTAACTGTTGTGAGTGAACTCCCAGCATGTAATACACCAACAAGCAATTGGAACATTCCCTTTGATCTAAGAGGTAAACTGGCAGATCCCAAGTTCGACAAAGTTGGATCAGTCGATCTCTTAATTGGAGCTGGGATATTTTATGAGTTACTGGAAGCAGAGCGCGTGTCTTTGGGAATCGGAAACCTCAGCTTACAAGACACGAAACTTGGTTGGGTAGTCACAGGTGGACTCGAAGTTACTTGTCTACTAGGCATTAATTCCCTCGGAGAAACAATGGAAAGTGACTGGAAAGCAATACTTGCAGATGAACAACAATATGGAAAAGGATCAAAGGCAAATCAAAGATGTGAAGAAGAAGAGGAAACTCTCCAGCATTTCAAGAAGTCGGTTAGGCGAAGTGAAGATGGTCGCTTTGTTCTGCGTTTACCGACCAAGCCAGAGACGCAAAACTTAGGTGACAGTTTAGCGATGGCAACCTCAAGGTTCATTAATATTGAAAGAAGAATTCAAAGAGATGAACAGTTACGAGTCGAGTATGTAAAATTCATGAAAGAGTACTTTGATATGGGACATATGCGAGAAGTGACGAGCGAAGAAGAATTGTTTAAAAAGGGATACTATTTACCACATCATCCGGTGCTAAAGGCTTCGAGTCTTACAACTAAGACACGAGTAGTTTTCGATGGTTCAGCAAGAACTACATCCGGATTAGCACTAAATGATGTACTCATGCGTGGGCCTACTGTCCAAGAAGATATTTTCTCAATTCTAGTTAGGTTTCGGAAACATCAGTACGTAATCACGGctgatattgaaaaaatgtttcgGCAGATAATGATAGCGCCAGAGGATTGTCACTTACAAAGAATACTTTGGCGTGCAAATCCAAGTGAAAAGCTCCGAACCTACAATCTGTTGACAATTACATATGGTACGACACCCGCCTCCTTTATGGCCACGCAATGCTTAGTTACACTCGCTGAAGAAATAGAAAAGGAGAATCCAAAAGTGGCAGAAGTAATAAGCAGAGACTTCTACATGGATGATCTTATGACAGGTTGTGATACGGTAGAAGAATGTATGCAGTTACAAAAGCATATAACCGTCATTTTGGAATCCGCAAAGCTACCGTTGAGAAAGTGGTGTTCGAATTCACATTTGATCATTGCCAACATAAGTGAGAACGATAAGGATCCTTTAGTTAACAGTTAG